One window of the Candidatus Chryseobacterium colombiense genome contains the following:
- a CDS encoding S8 family serine peptidase, giving the protein MIELMDVSPNGDLIYAKTHNQGAAITARANKLYSGGGLGLNIQGQNMIAGEWDGGSARFSHQEFLVNGFSKINILDGASGADHATHVAGTIAAQGINPLVRGVAFNSSINSYDWNNDLSEMTTEASTGLLTSNHSYGFGSLSSQWFYGAYDSRARQIDLICSSNPYYLPIFSAGNDRNETTAPGSTQISAKGGYDMIFGHGNAKNIITVAAVNQVTTYTDPSSVVMSSFSSWGPSDDGRIKPDISMKGVSVRSTLNTSDTATGIMSGTSMASPGITGVVLLLQQYYNQLYTGYMRAATTKGLILHTADEAGTDIGPDYSFGWGLVNAEKAAIAIRDKNNTSGSKSIIEELTLQNGGTYTKTITASGNNPLKVSISWTDPASPTWNTGTNDPSTNYLVNDLDVKVVQNSLTFYPWKLQGMSSPFSPATNTGTNNVDNFERVDVDNPVGSYTIIVTHKGTLTGGSQNFSLITTSDSLSTLSTNEVATTNDKKVEFYPNPAKDYIYINEKDADLLINIYDASGKLAVTSKLSDNKINVTTLVKGNYIANFITKKGEIKTFKFIKE; this is encoded by the coding sequence ATGATTGAACTTATGGATGTAAGTCCTAATGGAGATTTAATATATGCAAAAACCCACAATCAGGGAGCAGCCATAACTGCCAGAGCAAACAAATTATATTCCGGAGGAGGACTAGGCCTCAACATACAAGGACAAAACATGATTGCCGGTGAATGGGATGGAGGCAGTGCCCGGTTTAGTCATCAGGAGTTCCTTGTAAATGGCTTTAGCAAAATCAACATATTAGATGGAGCTAGTGGAGCTGATCATGCAACCCATGTTGCTGGAACTATTGCTGCACAAGGAATTAATCCTTTAGTTAGAGGAGTCGCTTTTAATTCAAGTATTAACTCATATGACTGGAATAATGATCTATCTGAAATGACAACTGAAGCGTCAACAGGTCTACTTACCTCTAACCATTCTTATGGATTTGGATCCTTAAGCTCACAATGGTTCTATGGAGCATATGATAGTAGAGCTAGACAAATTGATCTCATCTGTTCCAGCAACCCATATTATTTACCTATCTTTTCCGCCGGGAATGATCGAAACGAAACTACAGCTCCTGGATCAACTCAAATCTCAGCAAAAGGTGGTTATGATATGATATTCGGTCATGGGAATGCGAAAAATATTATAACTGTTGCAGCAGTTAATCAAGTGACAACATATACTGATCCTTCAAGTGTAGTTATGTCAAGTTTCAGTAGCTGGGGGCCTTCAGATGACGGTAGAATAAAACCTGATATATCAATGAAAGGAGTATCTGTGAGATCTACTCTTAATACTTCTGATACAGCTACCGGAATCATGAGTGGTACATCAATGGCATCCCCTGGAATTACCGGTGTTGTTTTGCTATTACAGCAATATTATAATCAGTTGTATACTGGCTATATGAGAGCCGCAACAACTAAGGGGCTTATTTTACACACCGCAGATGAAGCAGGAACAGACATAGGACCTGATTACTCTTTTGGATGGGGACTTGTAAATGCTGAAAAAGCAGCTATAGCGATTAGAGATAAAAATAATACTTCAGGAAGTAAAAGTATTATAGAAGAACTTACCCTTCAAAATGGGGGAACATATACCAAAACTATTACCGCAAGCGGAAACAATCCTTTAAAAGTATCAATTTCTTGGACGGACCCTGCTTCACCTACATGGAACACCGGAACCAATGATCCTTCAACAAACTATTTAGTTAACGACTTAGATGTAAAAGTTGTCCAAAACAGTTTAACTTTTTATCCTTGGAAGTTACAAGGAATGTCATCTCCTTTTAGCCCTGCAACGAATACAGGAACAAATAATGTTGACAATTTCGAAAGGGTTGATGTTGATAATCCTGTTGGAAGCTATACTATTATTGTTACCCACAAAGGCACTCTAACGGGTGGAAGCCAAAATTTTAGTTTAATTACAACTTCAGACTCTCTTTCTACATTATCAACAAATGAGGTTGCGACCACTAATGATAAAAAAGTTGAATTTTATCCTAACCCAGCGAAAGATTACATCTATATCAATGAAAAAGATGCAGATTTACTGATTAACATTTATGATGCATCCGGAAAGCTTGCTGTAACTTCCAAGTTATCTGACAATAAAATAAATGTTACCACACTTGTGAAAGGAAACTATATTGCCAACTTCATTACTAAAAAAGGAGAAATTAAAACTTTTAAATTTATTAAAGAGTAG
- a CDS encoding SusC/RagA family TonB-linked outer membrane protein: protein MNVKLKLLSTGVLFFLGSASLLAQENGRRKKDTADVKDIEEVVVVGLKSTTKKQAVISTAKIESEKINNRPNSNLMNIAQGQLAGVNISTGSGQPGSKPTVVIRGFSTINGNTDPLYVIDGFPTNADSFRSLNPNDVESMEVLKDASATAMYGNRGANGVIVIRTKGGGFASKTVFNYRSQIGVSTLQNNRYNMADAKQLLTIEKMASAGKGNGMTYDQIANFNVNTNWLDYFFNPSLLQSHDFGITTGGQNLSSYTNVGYLEQQGVLSTTGLKRFSLRTNVNGKTNNNKFTYRVGVYAGLSRNTQASSLGTGGVNQNLVIGGLRGAPYISPNDYVSGGGISANLVNTPLFLMDKERTYKSAIDDLRLDLTSEANYKITDELTATMRANAQLLSLDGNTYQTPDAWNSVYFKASNQNWVGFETMSSSRQFNFNNLYQLSYSKRIGDHKIDVLGGYEYNNYMIKTTSFTQNGLNPKVWVPGTGTGYPAFVAGDNYNVPNVSAGQSRLNMYSYFANLDYDYKSKYGVVANVRRDATSRFSKDNRWGTFWSVGARWNINEENFMKDVDWVNILKIRGSYGTAGNQRIVDGTIFAGLNPKAYLNSYITGSNSYNGTQALGINLGYPDLHWETTKQWNAGVDFELFKRRLRGTFDIYEKKGVEIFYPWPQSYLIGTGAVNLNSPIDLKNNGIEVNFAYDVIKNGNLTLTLRGNGAMNKERVYNLPSSPLIDGTIPMQYSANGQLYQAPYVYHYLGVNQSNGNLLFEDANGNPTETPTTADLKPLKYGFNPRFQGGFGFDLDYKGWFVNTTFTYVAKVYRYDYDWASVMDPSNLGSFNVSADLLNAWTPTNTNTNIPSLKAQNINYDGLSDRFLVDGSYLRLRNVQVGYNVPKSLIKNTFVNSLSITLQAENLVTWSKWKGFDAESNIGSDQGRYPSPRIYTLGFDIKF from the coding sequence ATGAATGTTAAATTAAAGTTACTGAGCACAGGGGTTCTTTTCTTTTTGGGAAGTGCTTCTTTACTTGCACAGGAAAACGGTCGCCGTAAGAAAGATACAGCTGATGTAAAAGACATCGAAGAAGTTGTTGTTGTTGGTTTAAAATCTACAACTAAGAAGCAGGCTGTTATTTCAACTGCAAAAATTGAAAGTGAGAAAATTAATAATCGTCCAAACTCGAACTTGATGAACATTGCGCAAGGTCAGTTGGCGGGGGTTAATATTTCAACAGGTAGTGGTCAGCCGGGATCTAAGCCAACGGTTGTAATCAGAGGATTCAGTACAATTAATGGTAATACAGATCCATTATATGTTATTGATGGATTTCCAACAAATGCTGATAGCTTTAGATCATTGAACCCGAATGATGTAGAGAGTATGGAGGTTTTGAAAGATGCTTCCGCTACAGCTATGTATGGTAACAGAGGTGCCAATGGTGTTATTGTGATCAGAACAAAAGGAGGCGGTTTCGCTTCTAAAACAGTGTTTAACTATCGTTCGCAGATTGGAGTTTCAACTTTGCAGAATAATAGATATAATATGGCTGATGCAAAACAGTTACTTACTATAGAAAAAATGGCAAGTGCTGGTAAAGGAAATGGAATGACTTACGATCAAATTGCAAACTTTAATGTTAATACAAATTGGTTAGACTATTTCTTTAATCCTTCTTTATTACAAAGTCATGATTTTGGAATAACGACAGGTGGTCAAAACCTTAGTTCATATACAAACGTGGGTTATTTAGAGCAACAAGGTGTGCTTTCTACCACTGGTTTAAAAAGATTCTCTTTGAGAACAAATGTAAATGGTAAGACCAATAATAATAAGTTTACTTATAGAGTAGGTGTTTATGCAGGTCTTTCTAGAAATACCCAAGCTTCTAGTTTAGGTACGGGAGGTGTGAACCAGAACTTAGTTATTGGTGGTTTGAGAGGGGCTCCATATATTTCACCTAATGATTATGTATCAGGTGGGGGGATTTCTGCTAATTTAGTTAATACTCCTTTATTCTTGATGGATAAAGAAAGAACTTATAAATCTGCAATAGATGATTTAAGATTGGATTTAACGTCTGAGGCAAATTATAAAATAACAGATGAGTTAACAGCAACAATGAGAGCTAATGCACAGTTGTTGTCTTTAGACGGAAATACTTATCAAACACCAGATGCTTGGAATTCAGTGTATTTTAAAGCGTCTAATCAAAATTGGGTCGGTTTTGAAACAATGTCTTCATCAAGACAGTTTAACTTTAATAACTTATATCAATTAAGTTACTCTAAAAGAATAGGAGATCATAAGATTGATGTTTTAGGAGGATATGAATATAATAACTACATGATTAAAACAACTAGTTTTACTCAGAATGGTTTGAATCCTAAAGTTTGGGTTCCTGGAACAGGAACAGGTTATCCTGCATTTGTAGCTGGAGATAATTATAATGTCCCTAATGTAAGTGCTGGTCAATCTAGACTAAATATGTATTCATACTTTGCTAACTTAGACTATGATTACAAATCTAAATATGGTGTTGTAGCCAACGTTAGAAGGGATGCTACAAGCCGATTTAGTAAAGACAATAGATGGGGGACATTCTGGTCTGTTGGAGCAAGATGGAATATCAACGAGGAGAACTTTATGAAAGATGTTGATTGGGTAAATATTCTTAAAATTAGAGGATCTTATGGTACAGCAGGTAACCAAAGAATTGTGGATGGAACAATTTTCGCAGGACTTAATCCAAAAGCCTATTTAAACTCTTACATAACAGGCTCTAATAGCTATAACGGTACTCAAGCTTTAGGAATTAATTTAGGGTATCCTGACTTACATTGGGAAACTACTAAACAGTGGAATGCTGGGGTAGATTTTGAATTATTCAAAAGAAGATTAAGAGGTACTTTCGACATATATGAAAAGAAAGGTGTTGAGATTTTCTACCCTTGGCCTCAAAGTTATTTAATTGGTACTGGAGCGGTTAATCTGAACTCTCCTATTGATTTGAAAAACAATGGTATTGAAGTTAACTTTGCGTATGATGTAATTAAGAACGGTAATTTGACTCTTACTTTAAGAGGGAATGGAGCAATGAATAAAGAAAGAGTTTACAACTTGCCAAGCTCGCCTTTGATTGATGGTACCATACCAATGCAATATAGTGCGAATGGACAGCTTTATCAAGCTCCATATGTATATCACTACTTAGGAGTAAATCAATCTAACGGTAATCTTTTATTTGAGGATGCAAATGGAAATCCTACGGAAACTCCAACTACTGCAGATTTGAAACCACTGAAATATGGATTTAATCCTAGATTCCAAGGAGGTTTCGGTTTTGATTTAGATTATAAAGGATGGTTTGTGAATACGACATTTACTTATGTAGCTAAAGTTTATAGATATGATTATGATTGGGCATCTGTAATGGATCCATCTAATTTGGGGAGCTTCAATGTGAGTGCTGATTTATTAAATGCATGGACACCGACAAACACAAATACTAATATTCCTTCTTTGAAAGCTCAGAATATTAACTATGACGGTTTATCTGATAGATTCTTGGTTGACGGATCTTATTTAAGACTTCGAAATGTACAAGTTGGATATAATGTTCCTAAATCATTGATTAAAAATACTTTCGTAAATTCTCTTTCTATTACATTGCAAGCAGAAAACCTTGTAACTTGGTCTAAATGGAAAGGATTTGATGCGGAGAGTAATATTGGTTCTGATCAAGGAAGATATCCATCACCAAGAATTTATACACTAGGGTTTGATATTAAATTCTAA